The Rhinolophus sinicus isolate RSC01 linkage group LG15, ASM3656204v1, whole genome shotgun sequence region ttaccacattattgattatattccctgtgctaaagaagggatacccatggtaagtccagcaaccatctgacactgtgccacgctatcccaatattattgactatatttctatgctgtatattacatccccaaaacttacttgttttatatttggaaatttgaacctcttattcttttttatctccccctcccttttaaatgtttcaattagatttgacactcaatattattttatattagcttcaggtgtacagcatagtggttagacatttatataatttaggaagtgattcccctgactagtacccacctgacactatacagagttattaccatattattgattatattccctatattttacatcttgactattttttaactaccaatttgtatttcttaatcctttcacctttttttactctgccccaaccccccccccccgcccccatctatcacccgatagatctagtacccacctgacaccatacatagttattacaattgaAGAGTTACCTTGAGGGATGTGACAGGGAGTCAATAAAAGGCAAAGGGTCACTGGGCTGCACTGAGAGCCCAGCAGTGAGGTTAGTCAGGGAATCTGGGGCTCAGTCAGCatgttttggtgatttttttttctctcccagtaATACTTCCCTGccaaggaatgaaaaagaaggggggtgggcagggagcaaCAACCTCGGTTTGGGAACTAACCAGCTGGCGGATTGGCAATGGGGACAGAATAGAATAGTCTAGGCTGGGTAAGGAGTCATACAGACCAAAAGGGGTCTGGGACTTGAGACTAGAAAGGTGAGGAAATGGGAGAGGTGAGAGACAGAGGGTTGTGGTCAAATATGGCAACTCCGAATCGCGGAAGCAGAGGTTTCCAGCGACAAAAGCTACAAATGTGCTCCTACAGGTGCTGCAGGAAACAGAGGAATGGTGGAGTCAAAGGACATAGGAAGTGAGGAAACTGGGGAGTTGTGAGGCGTTTTAATTTAAACGGCAATTGACAgaaatgttgtatttttaaaagcttagcACAGTGGACACAAGCCCAGGCTGGGGTCCTACCTGTAGTTCTACTAACAAACTGTGGCGCTTTGGGAAAGTGACGGCCCTTCTCTGGGGTTGAATCAGAAGACCTCTCAGGGCGCTTTCTGCCCTAAACGGTGAAGATGTTTAGGGCAATGGCAAGGAACTAGCTGAAGAGGACAGAAGATCACTCCCATTAGGTCGCCCCTCTCCCGAGAAGGGTCCGGAACGTTTCTGCTATGCTTTCTGCCCGGACGTGCCGAAGAGGAGACCGGAAGTCCTTTTCCTGGAGGTTCCGGGTTTCCTGGGCTACTACGATGGCGATGAGTTTCGAGTGGCCGTGGCAGTATCGCTTCCCGCCCTTCTTTACGTGAGGCTCAGACCCCGAGAAGCCCCGctgtgcctccctccccaccctcggACCCCGGGCTCAGCCCTGATCCTTCacatggggagggggagaaaggacCTGGTCGCCACCACTCTCAGCCGCCCCTCACTTGCTCCCCCAAACGCGCCTCCGGCAAGTGCTGCTTTTCACCCTCTCACTCCCTCTAATTCTGCAACCCACTCCCTCTAATTCTGCAACCCACCCCCTTCACCCGGCAGGTTACAGCCGAACGTGGACACTCGGCAGAAGCAGCTGGCCGCCTGGTGCTCGCTGGTCCTGTCCTTCTGTCGCCTGCATAAACAGTCCAGCATGACGGTGATGGAAGCTCAGGAGAGCCCGCTCTTCAACAACGTGAAGCTACAGCGTATCCTCCCTCAGGCTCTTCCATAGCCCACACACATGCACTTCCACACTTTTCCACATGCCCAGACTTCACACCCCACCCCTATTCACCCACAGCAGTCGGGTTCCCACCTGAACTGGCCTTGAGAAGGACCAAGTATGTGTAGCTAGCATCTATTTTACcacccttcccctgcccccagcccacaTGCTGCACCAAACCCTCTTGTCCTAGGCAGTGATGGGTACCCAGGTGTCATGCAGGTCATAAAAACTGCCCTGAAACCAAATCCCAACCTTTTCAACCTGAACCCATTAGATATTTTGAATCACCTGCCCTCCTCTTTGTACGGCTCAAACTCGGTACTACCTTTAGTAATTTTCTCCACCTACTCTCCTCCCAGGAAGTAAGGGTCATTTGTTTTTGCTGCCTGATTCATACCTAAAATATCTGTGCAGAAAGGCTAAAGGAAGGATAGAGGATAGAGAGTGAAAACGGTAgtacttttattttgtaaaccactttttaaaaattggaatagtTGCTTTATAACTTCTTCCCCCCAATTACCAGGAAATGCCAATTCCCCTGTTGGGGCATTGCACATATATGTGCGTGTggtagggagaggaagggggcaaGTGGTTCTTAGCATGAGACTGGCTCTGAGAATTTTTATCCCACACAGTTCATTTCATTAATGCCATTCCCTTAACCTTAAACCAGGGAAGCTCCCTGTGGAATCAATCCAGATTGTATTAGAGGAACTGAGGAAGAAAGGTGGGTTCAGTTCCCCAGATTCCTTATATTTCTGCCTAGTTGGGTTTTCCTGAGGGCAGATTAACACAAGTCTTTTCTTTTAAcaacttttttctctcccctggCTTAGAGCCCAGAGTGCTCTGAGAGCCCAATTCCCCGTGTCCTTTTCCCTTATTGGTATACAAAGTTGAAATCTCTCCATCTGTGCTCTAAGACCTGAAGAGCTGTAGGAGAATGGGTGCCTTGCAGATagtaaaacaaattttgaatttctctttctgaaaactGAGTCTCTTCCACTCTGTTCTACTTGGTTTTGCCTCTTTGTCCCTTCTTAGAGCATGATGCTTTCATAAGTATCTATTTTGCAGGGAACCTCGAGTGGTTGGATAAGAACAAGTCTAGCTTCCTGATCATGTGGCGGAGGCCAGAAGAATGGGGGAAACTCATCTATCAGTGGGTGAGACTATTCTGCTGCAAAGATCCATGCATGGCAAAGAAGAAATGTTATCTGCTCAGCAGATACCTGGTGTTCCCAGATCCAGACTGAGCAAAGTGGGAGGGAGCAAAAATAAGTAGTTTAGGTCTTCCAGGCAAGATTCTTTCAGTGACTCAATTTCCCTGGCTGCACAGAACTTCCCTTTCTTTGCCTGTTGGAGGCCAGAGGCTACTTGAGGCCATGTTTGGAGAATGCACTACTGGGAACCACGAGTACTATTGTTGGCTGGAGCCT contains the following coding sequences:
- the VPS25 gene encoding vacuolar protein-sorting-associated protein 25 isoform X1, yielding MLSARTCRRGDRKSFSWRFRVSWATTMAMSFEWPWQYRFPPFFTLQPNVDTRQKQLAAWCSLVLSFCRLHKQSSMTVMEAQESPLFNNVKLQRKLPVESIQIVLEELRKKGNLEWLDKNKSSFLIMWRRPEEWGKLIYQWVSRSGQNNSVFTLYELTNGEDTEDEEFHGLDEATLLRALQALQQEHKAEIITISDGRGWCWILPRG
- the VPS25 gene encoding vacuolar protein-sorting-associated protein 25 isoform X3 — translated: MLSARTCRRGDRKSFSWRFRVSWATTMAMSFEWPWQYRFPPFFTLQPNVDTRQKQLAAWCSLVLSFCRLHKQSSMTVMEAQESPLFNNVKLQRKLPVESIQIVLEELRKKGNLEWLDKNKSSFLIMWRRPEEWGKLIYQWVSRSGQNNSVFTLYELTNGEDTEDEGWCWILPRG
- the VPS25 gene encoding vacuolar protein-sorting-associated protein 25 isoform X2, whose protein sequence is MLSARTCRRGDRKSFSWRFRVSWATTMAMSFEWPWQYRFPPFFTLQPNVDTRQKQLAAWCSLVLSFCRLHKQSSMTVMEAQESPLFNNVKLQRKLPVESIQIVLEELRKKGNLEWLDKNKSSFLIMWRRPEEWGKLIYQWVSRSGQNNSVFTLYELTNGEDTEDEEFHGLDEATLLRALQALQQEHKAEIITISDGRGVKFF